From a region of the Bradyrhizobium sp. KBS0727 genome:
- a CDS encoding LrgB family protein, which yields MSENPFSLWVYLSQSPLLWLTVTLLTYAVADAVSLKTHRHPLANPVLHSMWIIGAFLLVTGTSYTTYFGGAQFVHFLLGPATVALAVPLYENRKVVAAAILPMLVALLIGSVTAIVSVVVLAKAAGLPRGIILSLAPKSVTAGVAMGISESLHADPSLTAVSVVLTGIMGAIIVTPLMNRTGITDFRARGFAVGLAAHGIGTARAFQVDAVAGVFAGIAMSLNALVTSLLVPLAVTLLMR from the coding sequence ATGAGCGAAAATCCGTTCTCGCTGTGGGTCTACCTGTCGCAGTCGCCGCTGCTCTGGCTGACGGTGACGCTGCTGACCTATGCGGTGGCCGATGCGGTCTCGCTGAAAACCCACCGCCATCCGCTCGCCAATCCGGTGCTGCATTCGATGTGGATCATCGGCGCCTTCCTGCTCGTCACCGGCACCTCCTACACGACGTATTTCGGCGGTGCGCAGTTCGTGCACTTCCTGCTCGGGCCGGCCACCGTGGCGCTGGCGGTGCCGCTCTATGAAAATCGTAAAGTCGTAGCAGCAGCGATCCTGCCGATGCTGGTGGCGCTACTGATCGGCTCGGTCACCGCGATCGTCTCGGTGGTGGTGTTGGCGAAAGCCGCCGGCCTGCCGCGCGGCATCATCCTGTCGCTGGCGCCCAAATCCGTCACCGCGGGAGTCGCGATGGGCATCAGCGAATCCCTGCATGCGGATCCGTCGCTGACCGCGGTCTCGGTGGTGCTGACCGGCATCATGGGCGCGATCATCGTGACGCCGCTGATGAACCGGACCGGCATCACCGATTTCCGGGCCCGCGGCTTCGCCGTCGGCCTCGCCGCCCATGGCATCGGCACCGCGCGGGCGTTCCAGGTCGATGCGGTGGCCGGCGTGTTCGCCGGCATCGCCATGAGCCTGAATGCACTGGTGACGTCACTGCTGGTGCCGCTGGCGGTGACGCTGCTGATGCGCTGA
- a CDS encoding CidA/LrgA family protein: MIASLSLILLCQLTGEVIVRGLGLPMPGPVVGLIILLLLLLARDRFAMLARGPLQGDGVEGASRGLLAHLSLLFIPAGVGVVQKLDLLAEHGIAILAILAVSVVVTLLVTVATFLVASRLMTRGEETP; encoded by the coding sequence ATGATTGCCAGCCTCAGCCTGATCCTGCTCTGTCAATTGACCGGTGAGGTCATCGTCCGCGGGCTCGGCCTGCCGATGCCGGGCCCGGTGGTCGGGCTGATCATCCTGCTGCTGTTGTTGCTGGCGCGGGATCGCTTCGCAATGCTCGCGCGCGGACCGCTGCAGGGCGACGGCGTCGAGGGTGCCAGCCGCGGGCTGCTGGCGCATCTGTCGCTGCTGTTCATCCCGGCCGGCGTCGGCGTGGTGCAGAAGCTCGATCTGCTCGCCGAACACGGCATTGCGATCCTCGCCATCCTGGCGGTCTCGGTCGTGGTGACCTTGCTGGTGACGGTCGCAACCTTCCTGGTCGCCAGCCGCCTGATGACGCGCGGAGAGGAAACACCATGA